A stretch of DNA from Myotis daubentonii chromosome 12, mMyoDau2.1, whole genome shotgun sequence:
TAGGGAAAAAAATTTAACAGCATCTGCATAATATTCTCTCTACATACTGTTGTTGgatgtaaaatagaaaattaaaaaaaagaaagaaaggttccATCTTAAATTCTCATAACCTCTTGTTCCGCAGTTCATGAATCCGACTCTGTGCTAAGGTGACAGTGTATGTAAGTAGATTTTTGTTTTCAGTGAAGGAGACCTGGGAAAAGATgaagttctctctttttcttcaagAGTTATCAGATGGTACATGCTCCTCAAAACCCTCACTCTCTCGAACTAGAGCACGTTCCAGGATCACACGGCCTTCCTTATAACGCTGGCTGTCTTCAGTGGCAAACTCATAGATCCATCCCAGTTTGCTATTGCAGTTTTTACAGCTCACATCTCGAACCATGTGGCGGCCAGTAAGCATGACCCGGTCTTGCACTTCACTGTACTGCAGGTTAACTACCTAAGAAACGTGAAAACAAAATTGCAAAAGCAAGTAAATTATTTGCCAAAAAGTACACAATACTTGGTTGGTGCAGTTAACAGCAAATTCAGAAAAGCAAACAGCAGTTACTTTATCAGACCTACAACACCCCTTCCCAAGAGCTATTTTTAGAAGCTGCTGGGACAGGTAAACATCTGGAATTGCACTGTACTGGACATCTAATGAGATCACACATTAATGTACTAGTCTAATCCACACTATAAATACTAGTTA
This window harbors:
- the YPEL5 gene encoding protein yippee-like 5 is translated as MGRIFLDHIGGTRLFSCANCDTILTNRSELISTRFTGATGRAFLFNKVVNLQYSEVQDRVMLTGRHMVRDVSCKNCNSKLGWIYEFATEDSQRYKEGRVILERALVRESEGFEEHVPSDNS